A single genomic interval of Helianthus annuus cultivar XRQ/B chromosome 13, HanXRQr2.0-SUNRISE, whole genome shotgun sequence harbors:
- the LOC118485572 gene encoding protein FAR1-RELATED SEQUENCE 6-like produces MVINRMTDKKQYLADYSFEYSVDDGKRLTGLFWADGLCKLNYMEFGDVISFDATFKTNRYKMVFVPFTGIDNHCRNVTVLAGLLASESIESYKWLLNSFLKSFGQQPNVVVTDQDPAMKQAIEEFFVIG; encoded by the exons ATGGTGATTAATAGGATGACTGACAAAAAACAGTATTTAGCTGATTATTCGTTTGAATATTCTGTTGATGATGGCAAACGGTTAACTGGTTTGTTCTGGGCTGATGGTTTATGCAAGCTTAACTATATGGAATTTGGGGATGTGATATCGTTCGAtgcaactttcaagacaaacag gtacaagatggtgtttgttccgttCACTGGCATTGACAACCACTGTCGAAATGTAACAGTCTTAGCTGGGTTGTTGGCATCAGAGAGTattgaatcatataaatggcttctGAATTCATTTTTAAAGTCATTTGGTCAGCAGCCAAATGTTGTAGTAACGGATCAAGACCCTGctatgaaacaggctattgaggag ttTTTTGTTATAGGCTGA